From Sphingomonas sp. PAMC26645:
CGCGAGGATTTCGCGGACACCGCCCTTGAGTGTGAGGCGGCCGTCGCCCGCGCGGCTCCACGGCGTCTGGCCGGATCCCTTGGTACCTAGGTCCATCAACCGGCCTCGGTCATCCCGCATCTGCGCGAAGGTGAAGCCGCGGCCGTCGCCGAGATCGGGGTTGTAGTTGCGAAACTGATGGCCGTGGTAGCGGAGCGCGAACGGCTGGGGGAGCGTGCCGGGGAGCGGCTCGAACCGGCCGAAATGACGCGTCCACTCGTCGTCGGTCAGCGCGTCGAGACCGATTTGCGCGGCGGCGCGATCGTTGCGGAAACGGGTTCGCGTCTCGGGGAAGTTGGCGGGCGCGACGGGATCGAAGAAGCCATCGCCGAGGTCGAGGAGCTTTGCTTCGGGGCGATAGGCTTGCGGGGAGATGGGCATGCGGCGATATGGTGGCCGCTACCCGAAGGACGCAACCATGGCCGCTTACGAAAACCTCTATTGGTGGTCCAACGACGGGCTGAGACTGCACGCGAGGGACTATCCGGGCGGCGCGGAAGGCCAGCCGCCAATCATTTGCATGGCGGGGCTTACGCGGAATGCGCGCGATTTCGATGCGTTGGCGGCCAGGCTGGCGGGGCGCTGGCGCCTGATCGCGGTGGACTTTCGCGGGCGGGGCGAGAGCGCCTACGCGAAGGACCCGATGTCGTATGTGCCGCTGACGTACGTGCAGGACGTGGAGGCATTGCTGACCGATCAGGGTATCGATCGGTACATCGCGTTCGGCACGTCGCTCGGCGGGATCGTGACGATGCTGATGGCGGGGCCATCGCGCGGTCGAATGATGGCGGCGCTGCTCAACGACGTCGGTCCGGAGATCGACGCGCAGGGCCTGTCGAGAATCCGCGGCTATGTCGGCAAGGCGAGCGTCTTCCCGACCTGGATGCATGCAGCGCGCTGCGTTTCGGAGAACAACGCCGACGTCTATCCCGACTGGCAGATCGAGGACTGGCTGGCGATGGCCAAGCGGCTGTACCGACTCAATAGCTCGGGGCGGATCGTGCTCGATTACGACCTCAAGATCGCCGAGCCGTTCCGTGTGCCAGGGAACGAGGCGGGGCCGGACATGTGGCAGGCGCTGGGCTCGCTCCGTGAGGTGCCGACGTTGATCGTGCGCGGCGGACGCTCGGACCTGCTGTCGGCGGCGACGGCCGAGCGGATGGCGGCATCGCTCGATCAGGCCGAACTGGTGACGGTGCCGGGTGTCGGCCATGCGCCGACTCTGAGCGAGACGATGCTGCAGGGGCCGATCGACCGGTTGCTGGCGCGCGCGCTTGAGGGGGCGGCGATCCGCGCTTAGGGACATCCGGCTGGGACTGCGCGTTTGGCGTCGACCTTACTGACAAGCCGGGAAACTCGATGACCGAACGCGCCGACCTCCACACGACTGCCCGCCCGCTCAGGGGCCGCCGCGCGATCATTACCGGGGGCACGACCGGGATCGGCCGGGCGATCGCGGTCATGCTCGCCGCTAACGGCGTGAAGGTCTATATTTGTGGGCGCGACGAACGGTATTTGGCCGATGCGCTGACGCACATCCGCGAAGTCGGCGAGGGCGACGGGATGATCACCGAACTCGCCGACCCCGACAAGGTCCGCGCGTTCTTCGATGCGGGCGAAGCGTATCTTGGCGGCTTCGATATCACTGTCATCAACGCGGCGGTCGCGGCGGGCGGGTTGACCCAGATGACCGAGGACGAGCTTCGCTACGCGATCGCGGTCGATTTCACAGCGTACCTGCTCAGCGCGCATCAT
This genomic window contains:
- a CDS encoding alpha/beta hydrolase, whose translation is MAAYENLYWWSNDGLRLHARDYPGGAEGQPPIICMAGLTRNARDFDALAARLAGRWRLIAVDFRGRGESAYAKDPMSYVPLTYVQDVEALLTDQGIDRYIAFGTSLGGIVTMLMAGPSRGRMMAALLNDVGPEIDAQGLSRIRGYVGKASVFPTWMHAARCVSENNADVYPDWQIEDWLAMAKRLYRLNSSGRIVLDYDLKIAEPFRVPGNEAGPDMWQALGSLREVPTLIVRGGRSDLLSAATAERMAASLDQAELVTVPGVGHAPTLSETMLQGPIDRLLARALEGAAIRA
- a CDS encoding SDR family oxidoreductase, producing the protein MTERADLHTTARPLRGRRAIITGGTTGIGRAIAVMLAANGVKVYICGRDERYLADALTHIREVGEGDGMITELADPDKVRAFFDAGEAYLGGFDITVINAAVAAGGLTQMTEDELRYAIAVDFTAYLLSAHHAAHRMTPIGDMVIIGSLSAHILGPSSTVYAGIKSGIAGFSEALRRELGPKGIRVSLVEPGKVGSDMQYPDVPDDKQRQMIEAEQMLRGEDIAAGVEFLLTQPTRSVIQQIVIVPRALEGE